Proteins encoded together in one Rhizobacter sp. J219 window:
- a CDS encoding glycosyltransferase family 2 protein, translated as MSLPGVAVVAIGRNEGERLRACLTSVVGTAEVVVYVDSGSTDDSVAMAQAKGVHVVVLPKDVVFTAALARNAGWRHVLELAPHIEFVQFVDGDCAVDPAWLSTAQEFLKSHTDVAAVCGRRRERYPERSIYNLLCDQEWGSAAAGQTKACGGDVMIRAAALVAVDGYNPKLIAGEEPELCVRMRAKGWKVWRLAAEMTLHDAAMFHFSQWWKRSMRAGYTFAEGAHMHGKPPERHRVVESRRTWIWGLVIPLVAVLGAIVVSPWLLALLLLYPVQMLRVYVASAGSTRGRAARAFFMVLGKFAEVAGQLKFLRLRLSGQTARLIEYK; from the coding sequence ATGAGCCTTCCGGGTGTTGCAGTTGTCGCCATCGGGCGCAACGAAGGCGAGCGCCTGCGGGCCTGCCTGACTTCGGTTGTCGGCACCGCGGAAGTCGTGGTCTATGTCGACTCTGGCTCCACCGACGACTCGGTCGCGATGGCGCAGGCCAAAGGCGTGCACGTGGTCGTGTTGCCGAAGGACGTCGTCTTCACCGCCGCCCTCGCGCGCAACGCCGGCTGGCGCCATGTGCTCGAACTGGCGCCGCACATCGAGTTCGTCCAATTCGTCGACGGCGATTGCGCGGTCGATCCGGCCTGGCTCTCGACGGCGCAAGAGTTCCTGAAGAGCCACACCGACGTGGCCGCCGTCTGCGGCCGCCGCCGCGAGCGTTACCCCGAGCGCTCCATCTACAACTTGCTGTGCGACCAGGAATGGGGCTCCGCCGCCGCCGGTCAGACCAAGGCTTGTGGTGGCGACGTGATGATCCGCGCCGCCGCGCTCGTGGCAGTCGACGGCTACAACCCCAAGCTGATCGCCGGCGAAGAGCCCGAGTTGTGCGTGCGCATGCGCGCCAAGGGCTGGAAGGTCTGGCGCCTGGCCGCCGAGATGACCTTGCACGATGCGGCAATGTTTCATTTCAGCCAGTGGTGGAAGCGCTCCATGCGCGCCGGCTACACCTTCGCCGAAGGTGCGCACATGCATGGCAAGCCGCCCGAGCGGCACCGTGTGGTCGAGTCGCGCCGCACCTGGATCTGGGGCCTCGTGATCCCGCTCGTGGCCGTGCTGGGGGCGATCGTGGTGAGCCCGTGGCTGCTGGCGTTGCTGCTGCTCTACCCGGTGCAGATGCTGCGCGTCTATGTCGCATCGGCCGGCTCGACGCGTGGCCGTGCCGCACGCGCCTTTTTCATGGTGCTCGGCAAGTTCGCCGAAGTGGCGGGGCAACTCAAGTTCCTGCGCCTGCGACTGTCGGGCCAGACGGCCCGGTTGATCGAATACAAGTAG
- a CDS encoding polysaccharide deacetylase family protein encodes MTISTLRWIVKKTARTAMVLGSFISGSLALRRLAGRGTTTIRVITYHRFGDAVRDPWCVSAAAFEEQMRWLAEHKLAVSLEQVERFARGEIDLPNGSVLVTMDDGFSSWLNIATPILQRHAIPAVAYVTTSFVGTTSISGEPYLTWDEVAKLSKAGLTIGSHAHMHRSIAKLTTDEIREEGSRSKALLEQHVGVPVRSFAYPFGMRTDESETTARVLSECGYDSIFIAQHGILRRGAPLARLPRVKVEGGDALWMFKLLCRGGMDGWKLVDDTLWKLQRPAAAEQAQS; translated from the coding sequence ATGACCATCTCCACGCTTCGCTGGATCGTCAAAAAGACTGCCCGGACCGCGATGGTGCTGGGCAGTTTCATCAGTGGCTCCCTCGCGCTGCGTCGCCTGGCCGGCCGTGGCACGACGACCATCCGCGTGATCACCTACCACCGCTTCGGCGATGCGGTGCGTGACCCGTGGTGCGTGAGCGCCGCAGCTTTCGAAGAGCAGATGCGCTGGCTGGCCGAGCACAAGCTCGCGGTGTCGCTGGAGCAGGTGGAGCGTTTCGCGCGCGGCGAGATCGATCTGCCCAATGGCTCGGTGCTGGTCACCATGGACGATGGATTCAGCAGCTGGCTGAACATCGCCACGCCCATCCTGCAGCGTCACGCCATTCCGGCGGTGGCCTACGTGACGACCAGCTTCGTCGGCACGACCAGCATCTCGGGCGAGCCTTACCTCACTTGGGACGAGGTGGCCAAACTGTCGAAGGCAGGCCTCACGATCGGCTCGCATGCGCACATGCACCGCTCGATCGCCAAGCTCACGACCGACGAGATCCGCGAAGAAGGCAGCCGCTCGAAGGCGCTGCTGGAGCAGCACGTCGGCGTGCCGGTGCGATCGTTCGCCTACCCCTTCGGCATGCGCACCGACGAGAGCGAGACCACGGCGCGCGTGCTCTCCGAGTGCGGCTACGACAGCATCTTCATCGCCCAGCACGGCATCCTGCGTCGGGGAGCGCCTCTCGCGCGCCTGCCGCGCGTGAAGGTGGAGGGCGGCGACGCGCTGTGGATGTTCAAGCTGCTGTGCCGAGGCGGCATGGACGGCTGGAAGCTTGTCGACGACACGCTCTGGAAACTGCAACGCCCGGCGGCTGCCGAGCAGGCGCAGTCATGA
- a CDS encoding WecB/TagA/CpsF family glycosyltransferase, with product MNPMSPNDIATVPGALSPVFVPAPPPAESSILPVLGVPVTDVTMEHALGLLQNMLYEQPRRAHSVYFVNAHTLNNACDNPAYRHVLQSADRVFGDGTGVRWASRILHGVTLKDNVNGTDLVPLMFSRWANQGLRYFLLGNTPERIAIAAKRAQEMFPGWTLAGYHTGYLGPDDHAKVIEKINASGADLMLVGMGNPKQEQWIHDHLDQLTVPLCLATGGLFDYWVGDLVRAPKWVRKLGYEWLHLLSRQPHKAGRYLIGNPKFLGRIVRSWLLRHDKRHDRKRHP from the coding sequence ATGAACCCGATGAGCCCCAACGACATCGCCACAGTGCCCGGTGCGCTGTCGCCGGTCTTCGTGCCGGCACCGCCGCCGGCCGAGAGCAGCATCCTGCCGGTGCTTGGGGTGCCGGTGACCGACGTGACCATGGAGCATGCGCTCGGCCTCTTGCAGAACATGCTCTACGAGCAGCCGCGCCGTGCGCACTCGGTCTACTTCGTCAACGCGCACACGCTCAACAATGCCTGCGACAACCCCGCCTACCGCCACGTGCTGCAGTCGGCCGACCGTGTGTTCGGCGACGGTACCGGCGTGCGTTGGGCCTCGCGCATCCTGCACGGCGTGACCCTCAAGGACAACGTCAACGGCACCGACCTCGTGCCGCTGATGTTCTCGCGCTGGGCCAACCAGGGCCTGCGCTACTTCCTGCTCGGCAATACGCCGGAGCGCATCGCCATCGCCGCCAAGCGTGCGCAGGAGATGTTCCCCGGCTGGACGCTCGCGGGTTATCACACCGGCTACCTCGGCCCGGACGACCACGCCAAGGTGATCGAGAAGATCAACGCCTCGGGCGCCGACCTGATGCTCGTCGGCATGGGCAACCCCAAGCAGGAGCAGTGGATCCACGATCACCTCGACCAGCTGACCGTGCCACTGTGCCTGGCGACCGGGGGGCTCTTCGATTACTGGGTGGGTGACCTGGTGCGGGCGCCGAAGTGGGTGCGCAAGTTGGGTTACGAGTGGCTGCACCTGCTGAGCCGCCAGCCGCACAAGGCGGGCCGTTACCTGATCGGTAATCCGAAATTCCTCGGTCGCATCGTGCGCAGCTGGCTTCTCCGCCACGACAAGCGCCACGACCGCAAACGACATCCATGA
- a CDS encoding AMP-binding protein codes for MPIGEPYPGMKVLVADEQLREVPVGEAGELLMTGPQLTLGYYKDADRTAAAFVVPPGQSEVYYRTGDRVRRPQPGQPLVYFGRIDNQIKIQGYRVELR; via the coding sequence GTGCCGATCGGTGAACCCTATCCCGGCATGAAGGTGCTGGTGGCCGACGAGCAGCTGCGCGAAGTGCCGGTCGGTGAAGCCGGCGAACTGCTGATGACTGGCCCGCAGCTCACGCTTGGCTACTACAAGGATGCCGACCGCACGGCCGCTGCCTTCGTCGTGCCGCCGGGCCAGAGCGAGGTGTACTACCGCACGGGCGACCGTGTGCGCCGCCCGCAACCTGGGCAGCCGCTTGTCTACTTCGGCCGCATCGACAACCAGATCAAGATCCAGGGCTACCGCGTGGAGCTTCGGTGA
- a CDS encoding AMP-binding protein: MPHDARSLRSGFLKSAAQHGDRPALQLDGVVLSYRELRARAASLAQTLQKHAPAGEPALTAVFAHRSITAYAGVLGGLFRGHGYVPLNPGFPTDRTRGMLIRSECQSLIVDAHGATQLAEVLQGVERPLVLLLPDHDDVSELAAVWPQHRFLGKADLADSNGWAEGPVDPNGIAYLLFTSGSTGQPKGVMVAHRNAVPYVDAMVERYAVTEHDRFSQTFDLTFDLSVHDMFVCWERGACLCAPTNGQKMFPGKYITDCGITMWFSVPSTAVLMGKLKMLKPGKYPGLRFSLFCGEALPVEIVQKWAEAAPQSILENLYGPTGASRSPARSTAGTTRHLPHKPRWVSCRSVNPIPA, from the coding sequence ATGCCCCACGACGCGCGCAGCCTCCGCAGCGGCTTCCTCAAGTCGGCAGCACAGCACGGCGATCGGCCGGCGCTGCAGCTCGACGGGGTGGTGCTGAGCTACCGCGAGCTGCGTGCACGTGCGGCCTCGCTGGCGCAGACGCTGCAGAAGCATGCGCCGGCTGGCGAGCCTGCGTTGACGGCCGTCTTCGCACACCGATCGATCACGGCTTATGCGGGCGTGCTCGGCGGCCTCTTCCGTGGCCACGGCTATGTGCCGCTCAACCCCGGCTTCCCCACCGACCGCACGCGCGGCATGCTGATCCGCTCGGAATGCCAGAGCCTGATCGTCGACGCCCATGGCGCGACTCAACTGGCCGAAGTGCTGCAAGGCGTGGAGCGTCCGCTGGTGCTGCTCTTGCCCGACCACGACGACGTGAGCGAACTGGCTGCCGTGTGGCCGCAGCATCGTTTCCTCGGCAAGGCCGACCTCGCCGACAGCAACGGCTGGGCCGAGGGCCCGGTCGACCCCAACGGCATCGCCTACCTGCTTTTCACCTCGGGCAGCACTGGCCAGCCCAAGGGCGTGATGGTGGCGCACCGCAACGCGGTCCCGTATGTCGATGCGATGGTCGAGCGCTACGCCGTCACCGAGCACGACCGCTTCTCGCAGACCTTCGACCTGACCTTCGACCTCTCGGTGCACGACATGTTCGTCTGCTGGGAGCGCGGCGCCTGCCTTTGTGCGCCGACGAACGGCCAGAAGATGTTCCCGGGGAAATACATCACCGACTGCGGCATCACCATGTGGTTCTCGGTGCCGTCGACCGCGGTGCTGATGGGCAAGCTCAAGATGCTCAAGCCGGGCAAGTACCCGGGCCTGCGCTTCAGCCTCTTCTGCGGCGAAGCGCTGCCGGTCGAAATCGTGCAGAAGTGGGCCGAGGCCGCGCCGCAATCGATCCTCGAAAACCTCTACGGCCCGACTGGAGCTTCACGATCGCCTGCACGCTCTACCGCTGGAACAACGAGACATCTCCCGCACAAGCCGAGATGGGTGTCGTGCCGATCGGTGAACCCTATCCCGGCATGA
- a CDS encoding diiron oxygenase: METASELAVRLTKASRKKLWDVYNFFEWPEALDANAWYMPPELISLYGTPAWDALTEEQRKRLSLYELGNFFSLVLQGERPLVAGLVDRLYAKGNSTSVNEYLHHFVDEENKHMVMFGEFCNRYVGKVYPEKKIILPREYAKGEEEVAFYCKVMVVEELGDFYNLAIEKDERCDPLVREVNKVHHIDEARHLAFGRVQLAELFNKFAPGWSAETLAGFRQWLGDYLRASWGDYYNPTMYRDAGLADSYELRQMAMSHPVCAEFRKRASSKVVNYFIKTGLLAEEPAL, encoded by the coding sequence ATGGAAACCGCATCTGAGCTGGCCGTTCGCCTGACCAAGGCCTCGCGCAAGAAGCTCTGGGATGTCTACAACTTCTTCGAATGGCCCGAGGCGCTGGACGCCAACGCCTGGTACATGCCGCCCGAACTGATCTCGCTCTATGGCACACCGGCCTGGGACGCGCTCACCGAGGAGCAGCGCAAGCGCCTGAGCCTGTATGAGCTCGGCAACTTCTTCAGCCTAGTCCTGCAGGGCGAGCGCCCGCTGGTGGCCGGCCTGGTCGACCGCCTGTACGCCAAGGGCAACAGCACGTCCGTCAACGAATACCTGCATCACTTCGTCGACGAAGAAAACAAGCACATGGTGATGTTCGGCGAGTTCTGCAACCGCTACGTCGGCAAGGTGTACCCCGAGAAGAAAATCATCCTGCCCCGCGAATACGCCAAGGGCGAGGAAGAGGTCGCCTTCTACTGCAAGGTGATGGTCGTCGAGGAACTGGGCGATTTCTACAATCTCGCCATCGAGAAGGACGAGCGCTGCGATCCGCTGGTGCGCGAGGTCAACAAGGTCCACCACATCGACGAAGCCCGTCACCTGGCCTTTGGCCGCGTGCAGCTCGCGGAGCTCTTCAACAAGTTCGCGCCTGGATGGTCGGCCGAGACGCTGGCCGGCTTTCGCCAGTGGCTGGGCGACTACCTGCGCGCCTCCTGGGGCGACTACTACAACCCGACGATGTACCGGGATGCGGGCCTCGCCGACTCGTACGAGTTGCGCCAGATGGCGATGAGCCACCCGGTGTGCGCCGAGTTCCGCAAGCGCGCGTCGTCCAAGGTCGTCAACTACTTCATCAAGACCGGCCTGCTGGCCGAGGAGCCTGCGCTCTGA